A genome region from Sceloporus undulatus isolate JIND9_A2432 ecotype Alabama chromosome 1, SceUnd_v1.1, whole genome shotgun sequence includes the following:
- the AIG1 gene encoding androgen-induced gene 1 protein isoform X7, which yields MALVPCQVLRVAILLSYFSVLCNYKAIDMPAHQTYGGSWKFLTFINLCLSSSDTNSDDCKFGISRPKCHMTE from the exons ATGGCGCTGGTCCCTTGCCAGGTGCTGCGGGTGGCCATCCTCCTCTCCTACTTCTCCGTCCTGTGCAACTACAAGGCCATTGACATGCCTGCGCACCAGACCTATGGAGGCAGCTGGAAGTTCCTCACCTTCATCAACCTG TGTCTTAGCAGTTCAGACACCAACTCTGACGACTGCAAGTTCGGCATttcgagacccaagtgccacatgacagagtga